In Pochonia chlamydosporia 170 chromosome Unknown PCv3seq00009, whole genome shotgun sequence, a genomic segment contains:
- a CDS encoding 4-carboxymuconolactone decarboxylase (similar to Metarhizium robertsii ARSEF 23 XP_007823976.1) — MSSDEMISELHRRLFEEGLKVRKEVLGTEYVEKALEQLTPFTRPSQELITESAWGNIWQRPGLDRKQRSLFTLGLLIGQGAWHELALHTRGAINNGVTELEIREAVLHAIIYCGTPSGIQAMQVAQKTIDGMVEKGEYKRPENAL; from the exons ATGTCTTCTGATGAGATGATTTCAGAACTTCACCGCCGACTTTTTGAAGAGGGACTAAAGGTTCGAAAGGAAGTCCTCGGTACCGAGTATGTGGAGAAGGCATTGGAGCAGTTAACGCCATTTACTCGGCCGAGCCAAGAGCTCATCACGGAATCAGCCTGGGGCAATATTTGGCAGCGGCCCGGGCTTGACCGTAAGCAACGTAGCCTGTTCA CACTAGGATTGCTCATCGGTCAGGGTGCCTGGCATGAACTTGCCTTGCACACTCGCGGCGCGATCAACAATGGTGTGACTGAGTTGGAAATCAGAGAGGCCGTTTTGCATGCTATCATCTATTGTGGTACTCCATCTGGCATCCAAGCTATGCAAGTTGCGCAGAAAACCATCGATGGCATGGTCGAGAAGGGAGAATACAAACGTCCAGAGAATGCTTTGTGA
- a CDS encoding Zn(II)2Cys6 transcription factor (similar to Beauveria bassiana ARSEF 2860 XP_008593663.1): protein MPWWNVGEERGEQLFDLLVPKENLLAMGRLYLTWCHGQPISLFNPDIFLESLTFRDLELILALQTLSLRYPPSTLTPQKRERLDSMEKEARSAVMSRIASSEAELSTLQTLCILSMVEFADGKVAQAGLHVAIASQLAQSVQPNNMLGDAQEFNDCVHSIVMLQNLQGCIPPSTGPGSALSGTTTPSISQIRAAALSGIEPPVLPSVPSLGYSQMDSGIMKYALELSEAWRMARAYAASRVAADALPPWNQHSDYSSIMHLHLEFDCRVPLKYRFAANKFAEQDQDSLEQRRDYWGPWLFIQIVYAVIPCILNHPFLLSMRLKNFRYTIPQSFIHHSFEYINRHAGWIMYFINLLEKKSFYISDPSLAHCIAIVATIHLQHSFVKDKALRDKAQQGFEKCMGFLRRMGGTWPCVSIMANNLDKLRESVGEIRSPNSLDDEFLGGRRSFSIDGQLLWDILIYERAGRPDAGADQSIFGKTLKVGSKSREDDVRTSAEFDLVGSAGISGHKAVSKETPAYAPNEDMPPTPRVLENIEEMDESTPVMGVSVEDRFFEGIGGLDGQEHLFLQANDFGKAIDNWLSFDSF, encoded by the exons ATGCCGTGGTGGAACGTAGGCGAGGAGCGAGGCGAACAACTCTT TGATTTACTCGTTCCAAAAGAGAACTTGTTAGCAATGGGCCGGCTTTACCTCACCTGGTGTCACGGGCAGCCTATTTCTCTGTTCAATCCCGACATATTCTTGGAATCTCTCACGTTTCGAGACCTCGAGCTAATACTCGCTCTACAGACATTGAGTCTTCGATATCCCCCAAGCACTCTCACGCCACAAAAGCGAGAAAGGTTGGACTCAATGGAAAAGGAAGCCAGAAGTGCCGTTATGAGTCGAATAGCCAGCTCAGAAGCCGAGCTTTCAACGCTACAGACACTGTGCATTCTGAGCATGGTAGAATTTGCTG ACGGCAAGGTTGCTCAGGCAGGACTGCACGTAGCTATTGCAAGTCAGTTAGCTCAAAGTGTGCAGCCTAATAACATGCTTGGAGACGCCCAAGAGTTCAACGATTGTGTCCACAGTATTGTTATGCTTCAGAACCTTCAAGGATGTATACCGCCATCAACTGGCCCTGGCAGCGCGCTGTCCGGTACCACTACGCCATCCATATCCCAAATTCGCGCTGCTGCTCTTTCTGGCATAGAACCACCTGTGCTGCCATCGGTACCGAGCCTCGGATACAGCCAAATGGATTCCGGTATCATGAAGTATGCTCTGGAGCTCAGCGAGGCATGGAGAATGGCTAGGGCTTACGCTGCGAGTCGTGTAGCCGCAGATGCACTTCCGCCTTGGAACCAACACTCAGACTACTCAAGCATCATGCATCTCCATCTAGAGTTTGACTGCCGTGTGCCGCTAAAATACCGTTTTGCTGCTAATAAATTTGcagaacaagaccaagactcgTTAGAGCAGCGGCGTGATTACTGGGGTCCTTGGCTCTTTATCCAAATCGTTTATGCCGTCATTCCGTGTATACTCAATCATCCATTCCTACTATCAATGAGACTCAAAAACTTCCGATATACTATACCGCAATCATTTATTCACCACTCTTTCGAATACATCAACCGACATGCCGGGTGGATAATGTATTTCATTAACCTGCTGGAAAAGAAGTCATTCTACATCTCAGACCCGTCACTAGCCCATTGCATTGCTATTGTGGCTACGATACATCTCCAGCATAGCTTTGTCAAAGATAAAGCCCTTCGGGATAAAGCTCAGCAGGGGTTTGAGAAATGTATGGGGTTTTTACGGCGGATGGGCGGAACCTGGCCCTGTGTGTCAATCATG GCTAATAACCTTGACAAACTAAGGGAAAGTGTCGGGGAAATCCGGTCTCCAAACTCGCTCGATGACGAATTTCTCGGCGGCCGCAGATCATTTTCCATCGACGGCCAGCTGCTGTGGGATATTCTGATCTATGAACGGGCCGGGAGACCAGACGCAGGTGCTGACCAGTCAATTTTTGgcaagacgttgaaagtAGGCTCCAAGTCTCGCGAGGATGATGTGCGGACAAGTGCGGAATTTGACCTGGTCGGCTCGGCTGGTATATCTGGACACAAGGCGGTATCAAAGGAGACACCAGCTTACGCACCAAATGAGGACATGCCGCCAACCCCACGGGTTctggagaacattgaagaaatGGACGAAAGCACTCCAGTGATGGGAGTATCTGTTGAAGACAGGTTTTTTGAAGGCATTGGTGGCCTGGATGGGCAAGAACATTTGTTTTTACAGGCAAATGACTTTGGAAAGGCTATTGATAACTGGCTAAGCTTTGATTCATTCTAA
- a CDS encoding 2-nitropropane dioxygenase precursor (similar to Metarhizium acridum CQMa 102 XP_007816071.1) — protein MAALLRNECKQLLQKSLPWTKSPLVISAPMRVMTGPSLAVAVSSAGGLGFLGPTIKSEDVLVDLDKATELLKTSSIHGNAGQSLLPIGVGFQVWNGDLKVAVSAVTKHHPCAVWLFAPRNGQAELNEWITAIREASTETKIWLQVGTLSEAVDAARSTTPPDVLVLQGAEAGGHGRDKDGQGTIALVPEVSDALGDSKIPVIAAGGIIDGRGAAAALTLGAAGIAMGTRFLASKEARISKGYQDEVVRASDGAKNTVRTQLYNHLRGTFGWPEAFSPRTVINQSWIDHEAGVHFDKLKELHDESAKAGDIGWGPEGRLATYAGAAVGLVRNVDDAATIVREVRDNARAILTSVIAQL, from the coding sequence ATGGCAGCCCTGCTTCGAAATGAGTGcaaacaactcctccaaaAGAGCTTGCCATGGACAAAATCACCTCTAGTTATAAGCGCACCGATGCGGGTGATGACGGGCCCAAGCCTTGCAGTGGCAGTCTCATCTGCAGGCGGCCTCGGCTTCCTGGGACCAACCATAAAGTCAGAAGATGTATTGGTAGATCTCGACAAGGCTACTGAGCTCCTTAAAACCTCCTCAATCCATGGAAACGCAGGCCAGTCGCTTCTCCCCATCGGAGTCGGGTTCCAGGTTTGGAATGGGGATCTCAAGGTCGCCGTGTCCGCTGTCACCAAGCACCATCCTTGCGCTGTGTGGTTGTTTGCGCCTCGCAATGGACAGGCAGAGTTGAACGAATGGATCACGGCCATCAGAGAGGCTTCAACAGAGACCAAAATCTGGCTTCAAGTGGGCACCTTGAGCGAGGCGGTCGACGCAGCTCGCAGCACTACGCCCCCGGATGTCCTGGTGCTGCAAGGTGCCGAAGCTGGAGGTCATGGTAGAGACAAGGATGGACAAGGGACAATAGCCTTGGTACCAGAGGTATCAGATGCGTTGGGAGACTCCAAGATACCAGTGATTGCCGCAGGAGGCATCATTGATGGTCGCGGAGCTGCTGCCGCGCTTACGTTGGGTGCTGCAGGCATTGCCATGGGCACACGTTTCCTGGCATCCAAGGAAGCTCGTATCAGCAAAGGATATCAGGATGAGGTTGTTCGAGCGTCAGACGGGGCCAAGAATACTGTGCGTACACAATTGTACAACCACCTCCGCGGTACCTTCGGGTGGCCGGAGGCCTTCTCTCCTCGCACGGTAATCAACCAGAGCTGGATTGATCACGAAGCAGGAGTGCATTTTGACAAACTGAAAGAGTTGCATGATGAGTCTGCCAAGGCTGGGGATATAGGATGGGGTCCAGAAGGCAGACTCGCAACTTATGCCGGTGCTGCGGTTGGATTAGTTCGGAATGTGGACGATGCTGCTACAATCGTTCGGGAGGTTCGGGATAATGCCAGGGCAATCCTGACATCAGTAATAGCTCAACTATAG
- a CDS encoding FAD-dependent oxidoreductase protein (similar to Eutypa lata UCREL1 XP_007789570.1) — translation MTASNTFKSPITGITSLKFGNVGEDNHVHVAIVGAGPRGTSALERLCSSAVEIFGSAAELTVHIVDPSPPGAGMVWRIDQSSELLMNTVTSQVTLFTDNSVVCAGPIRPGPSLYDWAREAIPELGPDDYATRSQYGGYLEWVFAEVVRRAPLNIRIQVHVALAVRVNEAVDGSQILTLSTGENLPDLAAVVLAQGHLPLRPDPELQKLSNYASENALRYFPPSNPADIDLSVIAPGESVLLRGLGLNFFDHMALLTTGRGGRFSVSSNGQLAYHPSGNEPHMFAGSRRGIPYHARGDNAKGAFGRHMPLVLTDDVIAGFHKRTKEGHAPDFLKEIWPLAAKEVEIVYYEALLRARQNGVSLATSPFNFRKRFLAVPHNSRQEAQLLEEFGVSKGERWSWERIQKPQGSRTFSTAEAWKSWMIGYLQTDAKEAALGNLDGPLKAALDVMRDIRNELRLIVDHDGVKGTSYRDHLDRWYTPLNAFLSIGPPRQRIEQMVALMEAGVLEVLGPQLQVHAKDGVWQASSPSICNWTVQATTLIEARLPEPNLRHTADDLLSRMFKSGQCRPHILDGYETGGMDITNSPYHIIDAQGRAHPRRFAVGVPTEGVHWVTAAGARPGVNSVTLADTDAVARAALQAARSEMRQAYEPALQTTSLPMVVAT, via the coding sequence ATGACGGCGTCAAATACATTTAAGTCACCCATCACTGGCATAACTTCACTCAAGTTTGGAAACGTGGGGGAAGACAACCATGTACACGTCGCTATAGTCGGCGCCGGTCCCAGGGGGACAAGTGCTTTGGAACGCCTATGCTCTTCAGCAGTAGAGATCTTTGGATCTGCCGCAGAGCTCACAGTTCACATTGTTGACCCATCTCCGCCAGGTGCGGGCATGGTCTGGCGCATAGACCAGTCATCAGAGCTTCTTATGAACACCGTTACTTCACAGGTAACCTTGTTCACAGATAATAGTGTTGTGTGTGCTGGACCCATTCGACCTGGACCTAGCCTATATGACTGGGCGCGAGAAGCCATTCCTGAACTTGGCCCGGATGATTATGCCACTCGCTCGCAGTATGGCGGTTACCTCGAATGGGTCTTCGCGGAAGTGGTCAGAAGAGCGCCCCTCAACATCAGAATCCAAGTTCATGTTGCTCTTGCAGTTCGCGTGAATGAAGCTGTGGATGGAAGCCAAATTCTTACTCTGTCTACTGGGGAAAACCTGCCCGATCTGGCTGCAGTTGTCCTGGCTCAGGGGCATCTTCCCCTTCGCCCAGACCCCGAGTTGCAGAAGCTAAGCAATTATGCAAGTGAGAATGCTTTGCGCTACTTTCCTCCCTCTAACCCGGCCGATATTGATCTTTCGGTCATTGCGCCGGGTGAATCTGTCTTGCTCCGGGGACTTGGCCTCAACTTCTTTGATCACATGGCTTTGCTGACAACTGGGCGTGGCGGGAGGTTTTCCGTCTCATCAAACGGTCAGCTAGCATATCATCCTTCCGGAAATGAACCTCACATGTTCGCCGGTTCTCGTCGTGGAATTCCATATCATGCGCGCGGTGATAATGCCAAAGGCGCATTTGGTCGACATATGCCACTTGTTCTTACGGACGATGTTATTGCTGGCTTTCATAAGCGTACCAAAGAGGGCCACGCTCCAGACTTTTTGAAGGAAATATGGCCCTTGGCCGCTAAAGAGGTAGAGATTGTCTATTACGAAGCCTTGTTACGGGCACGGCAAAACGGCGTGTCCCTAGCCACATCTCCTTTCAATTTTCGCAAACGGTTCCTCGCAGTACCTCATAATagccgccaagaagctcaaCTTCTTGAGGAGTTTGGGGTATCCAAGGGTGAAAGATGGTCCTGGGAACGCATCCAGAAACCCCAAGGTAGCCGCACCTTCTCCACGGCGGAGGCATGGAAGTCGTGGATGATTGGATATTTGCAAACTGATGCTAAAGAAGCAGCCTTGGGAAATCTCGATGGTCCTTTGAAGGCAGCTCTCGATGTCATGCGAGATATTCGCAACGAACTGCGTCTTATTGTCGATCATGACGGTGTAAAAGGGACGTCGTACAGAGACCACTTGGATCGCTGGTACACGCCACTCAATGCATTTCTATCAATTGGCCCGCCGCGTCAGCGAATTGAGCAAATGGTAGCTCTCATGGAAGCCGGAGTGCTGGAGGTTCTTGGTCCGCAGCTACAAGTGCATGCAAAGGATGGAGTTTGGCAGGCGTCGTCGCCAAGCATTTGCAACTGGACTGTGCAAGCTACAACTCTTATTGAAGCTCGTCTGCCTGAACCAAACCTTCGACACACTGCTGATGATCTTTTATCCCGCatgttcaagtctggtcaatgccGTCCACATATTCTTGACGGCTACGAGACTGGCGGCAtggacatcaccaacagcccGTATCACATCATTGATGCTCAGGGAAGAGCTCACCCCAGACGATTCGCTGTTGGTGTTCCTACAGAAGGAGTACATTGGGTCACAGCCGCTGGAGCTCGACCTGGTGTGAACTCTGTCACTCTTGCGGATACGGATGCAGTTGCACGAGCTGCTCTTCAGGCCGCGAGGTCTGAGATGCGCCAGGCTTACGAGCCAGCTTTGCAGACAACGTCGCTGcccatggtggtggcaacTTGA
- a CDS encoding glycoside hydrolase family 75 (similar to Trichoderma reesei QM6a XP_006968284.1), producing MRFCTIYTALVFSGVASAYQLPANLKAIYNAHKAGTCKKALSGKSSSGAVFCGDIPNALFLKGSSGNYDNMDIDCDGADDKAGACSNDPSGYGETSFKDTVQSYGISDLNANIHPYVVFNEAPYFNPQKYGMKPLSVMAVVCNNQVWYGIWGDTNQEPTTGEASIALAKLCFPNEHLTGDNGHGAKDVMYIGFAGDKAVPGKNGANWKTKNTQDFEASIKALGDKLVAGLSA from the exons ATGCGATTTTGCACCATCTACACAGCATTGGTATTCAGCGGAGTAGCTTCCGCGTACCAACTACCAGCCAATCTCAAGGCTATTTACAATGCCCATAAG GCTGGTACTTGTAAGAAGGCACTATCTGGAAAGTCCTCCAGCGGCGCAGTCTTTTGTGGAGATATTCCCAACGCATTGTTTCTCAAGGGAAGCTCTGGGAACTATGAtaacatggacattgactgTGACGGCGCCGATGACAAAGCTGGTGCCTGTTCTAATGATCCCAGCGGATATGGCGAGACATCATTCAAAGACACTGTCCAGTCATATGGTATTAGCGATCTGAATGCCAATATTCACCCTTATGTTGTCTTCAACGAGGCGCCGTATTTTAATCCCCAGAAATATGGAATGAAGCCGCTATCTGTCATGGCAGTTGTTTGTAATAACCAAGTG TGGTACGGCATCTGGGGAGACACGAATCAAGAGCCAACCACGGGAGAAGCCTCTATTGCTCTGGCGAAATTGTGCTTCCCAAATGAACACCTTACTGGCGACAACGGCCACGGTGCTAAGGATGTCATGTATATTGGTTTTGCTGGCGACAAGGCTGTTCCAGGCAAGAATGGTGCCAACTGGAAAACAAAGAATACGCAGGATTTCGAGGCAAGCATCAAGGCGTTGGGAGACAAGCTAGTTGCAGGCTTGTCAGCCTAG
- a CDS encoding dimethylaniline monooxygenase (similar to Talaromyces marneffei ATCC 18224 XP_002151576.1), with protein sequence MAGATVAVIGAGPSGLSMLKALRDDGFKVTVYERRDRVGGLWAYSDNLNYTTALPCTSANISKFTCGYSDYPMPDRFPTFMKPEQFQDFMQEYSSHFDLLKDIVFNANVKRVCRNPDDTRWRIEIEVAGTIEVLEFDKVAFCHGYQTAANIPKFEGQDKFKGTILHSQQYRSPEAFKGKRVVVLGLTSTSGDIVPDLLPHASKIWVAHRRGALPVRRYRNGVPADLVITWRRRQVTQALQKHVPGLARWLGDFAIKWFTRRIFGELDPSLGLEPFPSLSLVLPGTWETVYDLLKDGKVESLPGIKQFLGPNSIEFANEQVIDNIDAVILCTGYMADWKSAPFVETSKPTAHNYKGPEIRRLYMNLFPPAYADSCVMLCYSAYGKNNGFSFADVTSMAISNAWRGVEKLPSRRDMESWIDRHQEWIAGRWALDPTTSVGAVKQWEFQGWLHKAAGTGMENLGWGWKGWQFWFKDRKMYNLMNHGVETAHAFRYFETGKRKTWDGAREEIIHQNELVKIFPIKDKSSDPDKN encoded by the exons ATGGCCGGCGCGACCGTGGCCGTCATAGGAGCTG GACCGTCTGGGCTGTCCATGCTCAAAGCACTGCGAGATGACGGGTTCAAGGTCACCGTGTATGAGCGTCGTGATAGAGTCGGAGGGCTATGGGCGTACTCCGACAATCTCAACTACACAACAGCACTTCCTT GCACCTCAGCGAACATAAGCAAGTTCACCTGCGGATACTCCGATTATCCTATGCCTGACC GTTTCCCGACATTCATGAAGCCTGAGCAATTTCAGGACTTTATGCAAGAATACTCGTCTCATTTCGACCTCCTGAAAGACATTGTCTTTAATGCAAATGTGAAAAGGGTATGCAGAAATCCAGACGACACGAGGTGGAGGATCGAAATCGAAGTTGCTGGCACGATCGAAGTCTTGGAGTTTGACAAAGTTGCATTTTGCCACGGCTACCAGACAGCAGCAAATATTCCCAAATTTGAAGGGCAAGACAAGTTCAAAGGCACAATTCTGCACAGCCAGCAGTATCGCAG CCCAGAAGCATTCAAAGGGAAGAGGGTTGTAGTGCTGGGTCTGACTAGTACGTCCGGAGACATTGTCCCAGATCTATTGCCTCACGCATCCAAAATCTGGGTTGCTCATCGCCGAGGGGCCTTGCCCGTTCGTCGGTACCGCAATGGCGTACCGGCAGACCTCGTCATCACTTGGCGTCGCCGACAAGTTACCCAAGCTTTGCAAAAGCATGTACCAGGACTCGCCCGTTGGCTAGGCGACTTTGCAATTAAATGGTTTACCCGGCGCATTTTCGGCGAGCTCGATCCATCATTGGGCTTGGAGCCTTTTCCGTCTCTGAGTCTTGTTCTCCCAGGAACGTGGGAGACTGTTTACGATCTTCTGAAAGACGGGAAAGTCGAGTCGCTTCCTGGTATCAAACAATTCTTGGGCCCAAACTCGATCGAGTTCGCCAACGAGCAAGTCATTGATAATATTGATGCCGTGATACTATGTACGGGATATATGGCGGACTGGAAATCGGCTCCGTTCGTTGAGACGAGCAAACCAACAGCGCACAACTACAAGGGGCCCGAGATTCGAAGGTTATACATGAATCTCTTCCCGCCCGCCTATGCCGACTCATGTGTCATGCTCTGCTACTCTGCATATGGCAAGAACAATGGGTTCTCGTTTGCTGACGTTACCTCAATGGCCATTAGCAACGCCTGGCGTGGTGTAGAGAAACTACCGTCAAGACGAGATATGGAGAGTTGGATCGACAGGCATCAAGAATGGATCGCGGGAAGGTGGGCATTAGATCCCACAACCAGCGTAGGGGCCGTCAAGCAATGGGAGTTTCAGGGTTGGCTGCACAAGGCTGCTGGAACTGGCATGGAGAATctgggttggggttggaaaGGATGGCAGTTCTGGTTCAAAGACCGAAAGATGTATAATCTGATGAACCACGGCGTCGAGACGGCTCACGCATTTCGGTACTTTGAAACTGGTAAGCGGAAGACGTGGGACGGTGCGAGAGAAGAGATCATTCACCAAAATGAACTGGTCAAGATATTCCCGATCAAGGACAAAAGTAGCGATCCAGATAAGAACTAA
- a CDS encoding ribonuclease H1 (similar to Aspergillus oryzae RIB40 XP_001823167.2) yields the protein MVYIMEIYTDGGCRRNGQPGAIGAAAAAFKNRNGTYDIAWTRSLPQDPPPTNQRAEVTAIILALKQALKKRQDLDTNPYLNVKIYSDSKYAVNCMKIWIYKWTRNGWINAAGYEVVNRDLIEEASDLDDRLKEVGDVDYIWIPREQNQYADRLCNEDMDNQ from the coding sequence ATGGTTTACATCATGGAAATCTACACCGACGGTGGCTGTAGACGAAACGGACAACCAGGAGCAATAGGCGCTGCTGCAGCCGCTTTCAAGAACAGAAATGGAACATACGATATTGCTTGGACAAGATCCTTACCCCAGGATCCCCCACCCACAAACCAGCGGGCTGAAGTCACAGCCATCATTTTGGCGCTCAAGCAAGCCTTGAAGAAGCGTCAAGATCTTGACACAAATCCATATCTAAATGTCAAGATCTACTCGGATTCCAAATATGCAGTGAACTGCATGAAAATTTGGATTTACAAGTGGACTAGAAATGGATGGATCAATGCCGCAGGCTACGAGGTTGTGAACAGAGATCTTATTGAGGAGGCTTCTGATCTTGATGATAGGTTGAAAGAGGTGGGAGACGTGGATTATATCTGGATTCCGAGAGAGCAGAACCAGTATGCTGATAGATTGTGCAATGAGGATATGGACAACCAATGA
- a CDS encoding flavohemoglobin (similar to Metarhizium acridum CQMa 102 XP_007816070.1): MALPLSVKQIEIVKSTAPILKGHGRVITDVFYTNLLAAHPELKNYFSLRNQQTGAQQQALANAVFAYAAHIDDLGKLNQAVERIAQKHASLFIKPEHYPIVGKFLVQAFIEVLGGAVTDEIKDAWIAAYQQLANIFIQREEQLYNEYGEQWQSWRKFGIAGKTHDSEDVFNLHLKPADGLPLTKFLPGQYISLQIPVPSVDSLLQSRQFSISSAPVDSHNQLRITVKRGSTIANASTEDISIGKVPGLISNILYDKYQVDDTVELSPPRGLFFFDNDAASAETPVVLLSLGVGATPVVAILDSILKSDNPSRAVSYIHGARHAGAVCFGKHIRSIAKDHPTVTSILFIKNVKEGDEYSFAGRMNLETLDRSTHLRLDKENTKYFICGPPEWMVQTRDWLAAQGVKLERVSLELFGTGGI, encoded by the coding sequence ATGGCTTTGCCGCTTTCGGTAAAGCAGATTGAAATCGTAAAGTCAACTGCACCTATACTCAAAGGGCACGGAAGGGTAATTACAGACGTCTTCTACACAAACTTGCTGGCCGCCCATCCCGAACTAAAGAATTACTTCTCTCTACGCAATCAACAGACTGGGGCACAACAACAAGCTTTAGCTAATGCTGTGTTCGCATACGCGGCTCATATCGACGATCTGGGGAAACTAAATCAGGCTGTTGAGAGAATAGCGCAAAAACATGCCTCGCTTTTCATCAAGCCTGAGCACTATCCTATTGTAGGAAAGTTCCTCGTGCAGGCGTTTATTGAAGTCCTCGGTGGCGCCGTAACGGATGAGATCAAAGATGCTTGGATTGCAGCCTACCAGCAGCTAGCCAATATCTTTATCCAGCGCGAAGAGCAGCTTTACAATGAATACGGTGAACAGTGGCAGTCGTGGCGTAAGTTTGGAATCGCGGGCAAAACGCACGACTCTGAGGACGTCTTCAACCTGCATCTGAAGCCAGCTGACGGGCTGCCCTTGACCAAGTTCCTTCCAGGACAATACATTTCGCTTCAAATCCCGGTTCCTAGCGTCGATAGCCTTTTGCAGAGTAGGCAATTTAGCATCAGCTCTGCGCCTGTTGACTCTCATAACCAGCTTCGGATCACTGTCAAACGGGGGAGCACAATTGCGAATGCCAGCACAGAGGATATTTCCATAGGCAAAGTACCTGGGCTTATATCCAACATTCTTTACGACAAGTATCAAGTCGACGACACGGTAGAACTCAGCCCGCCTCGTGGcttattcttcttcgacaatgATGCTGCGAGCGCTGAGACACCCGTCGTGCTACTCAGTCTCGGTGTTGGTGCCACGCCAGTAGTAGCGATTTTAGACTCAATATTGAAGTCAGATAATCCGTCGCGGGCCGTATCATACATCCATGGCGCGCGACACGCTGGAGCCGTATGTTTCGGGAAACACATTCGCTCAATTGCGAAGGACCACCCCACTGTGACCTCGATTTTGTTCATCAAGAACGTGAAGGAGGGTGATGAGTACAGCTTTGCAGGGCGGATGAATTTGGAAACTCTTGATCGAAGTACCCACTTGCGTCTGGACAAAGAGAACACGAAATACTTCATCTGTGGCCCGCCGGAGTGGATGGTCCAAACAAGGGACTGGCTGGCTGCGCAAGGTGTGAAGCTTGAGAGGGTTTCTTTGGAGCTTTTCGGAACTGGTGGTATATGA
- a CDS encoding endoribonuclease l-PSP domain-containing protein, with protein MSDLRFQVVRTDEAPPPLPQFSQAVVHNGMIYCSGNIGALPNTNFVLVQGTVKDRRQALKNLSAVLEAGGSKLENVVKMNIYITTMKDFGLMNEAYDEFFTWPSKREHVLLCMSYLSGPTWKSNALPILIRRYTFLSPSYLGGLFELSLKAPGILFFK; from the exons ATGTCAGATTTACGTTTCCAGGTGGTCCGAACCGATgaggctcctcctccgctTCCGCAGTTTTCCCAAGCTGTCGTGCACAATGGCATGATATACTGTTCTGGCAATATTGGTGCATTGCCAAACACAAATTTTGTTCTAGTTCAGGGTACAGTGAAAGATAGA CGGCAAGCCCTTAAAAATCTATCAGCTGTGCTCGAGGCGGGAGGGAGTAAGCTTGAGAATGTTGTGAAAATGAACATTTACATCACCACTATGAAAGACTTTGGACTTATGAACGAGGCCTATGACGAATTTTTCACTTGGCCATCAAA GCGCGAACATGTGTTGCTGTGCATGAGCTACCTCTCGGGACCGACGTGGAAATCGAATGCATTGCCCATCTTAATTAGGCGTTATACTTTCCTCAGCCCTAGCTATTTAGGAGGCCTGTTCGAGTTGTCACTAAAAGCACCTGGCATTCTTTTCTTCAAGTAG